CGCCACTAGATGGAATTGGTCCAGAAGAGATTGGTATTCCTTATCTGATTCAACGTCTCAGTGCAGGGCAGATTCAAGAGGTGATTTTGGCAACCAATGCTACCGTAGAAGGGCAAGCGACAGCACATTATTTGGTTGAAGCCACTAAACATTTGCCGATTCATATGACCCGTATTGCACAAGGCGTACCTCAAGGCGGTGAGCTGGAATATGTCGATAGCCATACCTTAAGTCAGGCTGTACATAACCGTATGCGAATGAAATAATAGGCTTCATTCGCATTTTTTTATATTTATATTAAATTCATGCTGTTAATTTAAACAAATAATTAAATTTTACATTTTGTCTAACATTATCGTAGATCAATTTATTGTGATTTGTGGCACTATTATCAAGCGAAAAGGATTTTCGTTTTTTGATAAAATGGGTAGAGGAGTGATTTCATGTCGTGTATGTGGAATACCAATTAATTTTTTGTATTTTTCAGTTGAGCAATGACTGACATTTGGCAGTTTTATTGCACATGGTTCTTTATTATTTTATTTGAGCACACATGTTTCAGTTTATCCAACAGCAACAAGATTTAGCTGTTCTCCTCAAACAGATGGAACAGTGTTCTGTCTACGCCCTTGATACCGAGTTTATTAAGGTTGATACCTTATACCCTAAACTTGGTGTTTGCCAAATCAATTTAAATGGTCAAATTCTATTACTTGATGGTGCAGCATTAGATCTCAGTCATTTTTGGCCAAAGATTTTCGCGGCTCAACAGAATATTTTTCATGCCTGTGGTGAAGATATTGATCTGATCTATCATTATGCCGATCAAAAACCACTCAATAATGTGTTCGATACGCAAATTGCGTTGGCATTTCTCGGACATGGGCTTCAAGTTAGTTATCAAAACGCGCTTAAAACCTGTTTGAATATTGAGATTGAAAAAGATCAGACCCGTTCAGACTGGCTTGCGAGACCTTTGACACAAGAGCAGATGTGCTATGCGGCAAATGATGTCATCTATTTAAGCAAACTTGCAGATGCACTGAAAACAGATCTGAAAGCAAAAGGGCTGTATCAATACGTATTGGAAGATTGTCAAAATCTCACCAAAGAGATTGCGATGGAAACACCACTAGCGGAATTGTATACCGATATCGGTAATTATCGACATTCGCGCCGTGAGCTGATGCAGTTGCAACAACTCAGCATTTGGCGAGAGCAGATTACCAAGGCACTGAATCAGCCACGTAGTTTTATTTTGAGAAACTCTACTATGATTGATTTGGTGGAAAAGAATCCGCGCAATAATTTTCAGTTGGCACGGATTAAAGATATTCGCCCACACATTGTACGCGAACACGGAAAGACCATTTTGGATTTACTCAAGTTCTTACCACCAGAGGAAGAATGGCCATTACGTATGGTAAAACCAATCAAGAGTAATTCCAAAGAAGTTGCACCTAAAATTGATGCTTTGATTGAAAGCGTGGTTTTACAAACTGGTATTCCGAAAGAAGTGTTATTGCGTAAGAAATGGATGAATGCCATTTATGAACATGTGGTCTTTCATTTAGATGAGCAATCTTTACCGTCTTATTTAATGGGATGGCGTTATGACATTCTGACACAACCTTTGATTGCGTTGTTAAAAGAAGATATTGAATATTTAGCGATGCAAATGAAAATTGCACGTTAGAAAATCAAAGAGCTAAGTAATTAGCTCTTTTTTTTGGCTTTGATGATGAGCATCATGGGGCGTCTTAATTCATTCTGCCAACTTAGCCTTTCAACCATTTCTTTAGGTGGTGTTGGTTCAATCACTGCTGTAATTTCAAAACCTGCAGTTAATAAGGCTGTAATATAGGTTTCAAGCGTTCTGTGATATTTCACAACTTTTGCATCTAAAAAATGGGTTTCTCTTTTGCCTTGTGCGAAATAGTGGTCAACAGGCCAGTGCATCGGCTGTTGCTCTGCATCATAGTACCAATCTTGTTGCTCACAGGCTGTGAAAATAGGATGCTCAACCGAATAGTACAGTTCGCCTTGAGACGTTAATAAGGATGCAGCCTTGGCAAACACAGGCTTAATATCTTCGATGTAGTGCAAAGCAAGAGAACTGATTATGACGTCAAAGCTCGCTGTATCTGCTGCAAAGTCCTCAATTGCGGTATGTTGATAATCCACGTTTTGGGCTGATGTTAACAGACGTGCTTTTTCAAGCATTTTAATGGATAAATCAATTCCGATCACTGAACGAGCACCTTGTTCAGCAGCAAACTGACAATGCCAGCCATAGCCACAACCTAAGTCTAAAACCTTTTTATTCTTTAACTGGGGCATATGTGTTTTAAATGTGGACCACTCACCAGCAGCATTTAGGCCATGCACTGAGCGAGGCATTTTTGAGTATTCAGTAAAGAAGTGTGGATCATCATATTTGTTTTGTTGCATAGCTGTGC
The DNA window shown above is from Acinetobacter colistiniresistens and carries:
- a CDS encoding ribonuclease D, which codes for MFQFIQQQQDLAVLLKQMEQCSVYALDTEFIKVDTLYPKLGVCQINLNGQILLLDGAALDLSHFWPKIFAAQQNIFHACGEDIDLIYHYADQKPLNNVFDTQIALAFLGHGLQVSYQNALKTCLNIEIEKDQTRSDWLARPLTQEQMCYAANDVIYLSKLADALKTDLKAKGLYQYVLEDCQNLTKEIAMETPLAELYTDIGNYRHSRRELMQLQQLSIWREQITKALNQPRSFILRNSTMIDLVEKNPRNNFQLARIKDIRPHIVREHGKTILDLLKFLPPEEEWPLRMVKPIKSNSKEVAPKIDALIESVVLQTGIPKEVLLRKKWMNAIYEHVVFHLDEQSLPSYLMGWRYDILTQPLIALLKEDIEYLAMQMKIAR
- a CDS encoding class I SAM-dependent methyltransferase encodes the protein MQQNKYDDPHFFTEYSKMPRSVHGLNAAGEWSTFKTHMPQLKNKKVLDLGCGYGWHCQFAAEQGARSVIGIDLSIKMLEKARLLTSAQNVDYQHTAIEDFAADTASFDVIISSLALHYIEDIKPVFAKAASLLTSQGELYYSVEHPIFTACEQQDWYYDAEQQPMHWPVDHYFAQGKRETHFLDAKVVKYHRTLETYITALLTAGFEITAVIEPTPPKEMVERLSWQNELRRPMMLIIKAKKKS